A genomic window from Paucibacter sp. KCTC 42545 includes:
- the ugpE gene encoding sn-glycerol-3-phosphate ABC transporter permease UgpE: MVEKNKGLTVLSHLVLLLGVLIVAFPLYIAFVASTHTAEAIVQAPMPLLPGSHFADNYSAALFGHAGGAGSKAPVAQMMWVSLVTALVIALGKIAISLLSAFAIVYFRFPFKSFFFWAIFVTLMLPVEVRILPTYQVISDLGLLNSYAGLTVPLIASATATFLFRQFFMTVPDELVEAARMDGAGPMRFFKDVLLPLSSTSIAALFVIQFIYGWNQYLWPLLVTTEENMYPVVIGIKRMISGGDAANDWNIIMATALLAMIPPALVVILMQRWFVKGLVDTEK; encoded by the coding sequence ATGGTTGAGAAAAACAAGGGCCTGACCGTGCTCTCCCATCTGGTCCTGCTGCTGGGCGTGCTGATCGTCGCCTTCCCGCTCTACATCGCTTTTGTGGCCAGCACGCATACGGCGGAGGCCATCGTGCAAGCCCCCATGCCGCTGCTGCCGGGCAGCCATTTCGCCGACAACTACAGCGCCGCTCTCTTCGGCCATGCCGGCGGGGCGGGTTCCAAAGCGCCTGTGGCGCAGATGATGTGGGTGAGCCTGGTGACAGCGCTGGTGATTGCGTTGGGCAAGATCGCGATTTCGCTGCTCTCGGCCTTCGCCATCGTCTACTTCCGCTTCCCCTTCAAGAGCTTTTTCTTCTGGGCCATCTTCGTCACGCTGATGCTACCGGTGGAGGTGCGCATCCTGCCGACCTACCAAGTCATCTCCGACTTAGGCCTGCTCAATAGCTATGCGGGCCTGACCGTGCCCCTGATTGCGTCGGCCACCGCCACCTTCTTATTCCGCCAGTTCTTCATGACCGTGCCGGACGAGTTGGTGGAAGCCGCCCGCATGGACGGCGCCGGCCCGATGCGCTTTTTCAAGGACGTGCTGCTGCCGCTGTCCAGCACCAGCATCGCCGCCTTGTTCGTCATCCAGTTCATCTACGGCTGGAACCAATACCTTTGGCCCTTGCTGGTGACCACCGAAGAAAACATGTACCCGGTGGTGATCGGCATCAAACGCATGATCAGCGGCGGCGACGCCGCCAACGACTGGAACATCATCATGGCCACCGCCCTGCTGGCCATGATCCCGCCGGCGCTGGTGGTGATCTTGATGCAGCGCTGGTTCGTCAAGGGGTTGGTGGATACGGAAAAATAA
- the ugpA gene encoding sn-glycerol-3-phosphate ABC transporter permease UgpA, with protein MALEKRVQFKSGWLPWALLAPQVLIISVFFFWPAGQAVLQSLQQQDAFGMSTEWVGLDNFRTLFSDAGYLASFKTTAVFSVLVAGLGISISLLLAVMADRVVRGALAYKTLLIWPYAVAPAIAGVLWMFMFAPSIGIVAYALNAMGFDWNHLLNSGQAMALVVMAAVWKQISYNFLFFLAGLQSIPKSLLEAAAIDGAKPWRRFWTIVFPLLSPTTFFLLVINIVYAFFDTFGIIDAATHGGPGKDTAILVYKVYYDGFKAMDLGGSAAQSVVLMAIVVALTVLQFRYVEKRVSY; from the coding sequence ATGGCTCTCGAAAAACGCGTTCAATTCAAATCCGGCTGGCTGCCCTGGGCCTTGCTGGCACCGCAGGTGCTGATCATCTCGGTGTTCTTCTTTTGGCCGGCCGGTCAGGCGGTGCTGCAGTCCCTGCAGCAGCAAGACGCTTTTGGCATGAGCACCGAATGGGTGGGGCTGGATAACTTCCGCACCCTGTTCAGCGATGCCGGCTATCTGGCCTCCTTCAAAACCACCGCCGTCTTCTCGGTGCTGGTGGCGGGCCTGGGCATCAGCATTTCGCTGCTGCTGGCGGTGATGGCTGACCGCGTGGTGCGCGGCGCCCTAGCCTACAAAACCTTACTGATCTGGCCTTATGCGGTGGCGCCGGCGATTGCCGGCGTGCTGTGGATGTTCATGTTCGCGCCCTCCATCGGCATCGTGGCCTACGCATTGAATGCCATGGGTTTTGACTGGAACCACTTGCTCAACTCGGGCCAGGCCATGGCCTTGGTGGTGATGGCCGCGGTGTGGAAGCAGATTTCCTACAACTTCCTATTTTTCTTGGCGGGCCTGCAGTCCATCCCCAAATCGCTGCTGGAAGCGGCGGCCATTGACGGCGCCAAACCCTGGCGGCGCTTCTGGACCATCGTCTTCCCCCTGCTCTCGCCCACCACCTTTTTCCTGCTGGTGATCAATATCGTCTACGCCTTCTTCGACACCTTCGGCATCATCGACGCCGCCACCCACGGTGGCCCCGGCAAAGACACGGCCATCCTGGTCTACAAGGTGTATTACGACGGCTTCAAGGCCATGGACCTGGGCGGCTCGGCCGCGCAGTCGGTGGTCTTGATGGCCATCGTGGTGGCCCTGACCGTCTTGCAGTTCCGTTATGTCGAGAAGCGGGTGAGTTACTGA
- the ugpB gene encoding sn-glycerol-3-phosphate ABC transporter substrate-binding protein UgpB, with protein sequence MKLKHIAPALLIAGLSTQASAQTEIQWWHSMGGALGDWVTDLARDFNASQKDYKIVPAYKGSYDESMTSAIAAFRAGNAPHILQVFEVGTATMMASKGAIVPVGEVMKQGGAKFDPSIYVPAVAGYYTAANGQMLSFPFNSSTTVLFYNKDAFKAAGLDPNKAPSTWPEVALAAAKLKASGVKCPYTTSWVSWTQLESFSAWHNVEYASKNNGFGGLDTRLAFNTPLHLRHIENLANMSKQGLFVYKGRGNAADATFVSGECAMQTASSSLYANVKKNAKFAYGMAPLPFYPDVPGAPQNTVIGGASLWVMAGKKAPEYKGVAAFFNYLSRPEVAMESHKRTGYLPVTKAAYELTEKSGFYKANPGTDVAVTQMIRKTTDKSRGVRLGNFVQIRTIIDEEMEGVWSGKKTPKEGIDTAIQRGNEQLEKFQKANSKG encoded by the coding sequence CTGAAACTCAAACACATTGCCCCCGCCCTGCTGATCGCCGGCCTGAGCACCCAAGCCAGCGCACAAACCGAAATCCAGTGGTGGCATTCCATGGGCGGCGCCCTCGGCGATTGGGTCACCGACCTGGCCCGCGACTTCAACGCCAGCCAGAAGGACTACAAGATCGTGCCCGCCTACAAAGGCAGCTACGACGAGTCCATGACCAGCGCCATCGCCGCCTTCCGCGCCGGCAATGCACCCCACATCCTGCAGGTGTTTGAAGTCGGCACCGCCACCATGATGGCCAGCAAGGGCGCCATCGTGCCGGTGGGCGAGGTGATGAAGCAAGGTGGCGCCAAGTTCGACCCCAGCATCTATGTGCCCGCCGTGGCTGGCTATTACACGGCCGCCAATGGGCAGATGCTGAGCTTCCCCTTCAACAGCTCCACCACCGTGCTGTTCTACAACAAGGATGCCTTCAAGGCCGCCGGCCTGGACCCCAACAAGGCGCCGAGCACTTGGCCCGAGGTGGCCCTGGCCGCCGCCAAGCTCAAGGCCAGCGGCGTGAAGTGCCCCTACACCACCAGCTGGGTCAGCTGGACGCAGCTGGAGAGCTTCTCGGCCTGGCACAACGTCGAATACGCCAGCAAGAACAACGGCTTCGGCGGCCTGGACACGCGCCTGGCCTTCAACACCCCGCTGCATCTGCGCCATATCGAAAACCTGGCGAATATGTCCAAGCAGGGCCTGTTTGTTTACAAGGGCCGCGGCAATGCGGCGGATGCGACTTTTGTGTCGGGCGAATGCGCGATGCAAACGGCCTCGTCCAGCCTCTACGCCAATGTGAAGAAGAACGCCAAGTTCGCCTACGGCATGGCCCCGCTACCCTTCTACCCCGACGTGCCTGGCGCGCCGCAGAACACCGTCATCGGTGGCGCTAGCCTGTGGGTGATGGCCGGCAAGAAGGCGCCTGAATACAAGGGCGTGGCCGCTTTCTTCAACTATCTGTCGCGCCCCGAAGTGGCGATGGAAAGCCATAAGCGCACCGGCTATCTGCCCGTCACCAAGGCGGCTTACGAGCTGACCGAGAAGAGCGGCTTCTACAAAGCCAACCCCGGCACCGATGTGGCCGTGACCCAGATGATCCGCAAGACCACCGACAAGTCCCGCGGCGTGCGCCTGGGCAATTTCGTGCAAATCCGCACTATCATCGACGAAGAGATGGAAGGCGTGTGGAGCGGCAAGAAGACGCCCAAGGAAGGCATTGACACCGCCATCCAGCGCGGCAACGAGCAGCTGGAGAAATTCCAGAAGGCCAATAGCAAAGGCTGA
- a CDS encoding DUF3683 domain-containing protein, translated as MNAPHPLMPVVTPPANPADVGVANSHESHAAPRLREIPYNYTSFSDREIVIRLLGNRAWELLNQLRQERRTGRSARMLYEVLGDIWVVQRNPYLQDDLLDNPKRRALLIEALEHRLHEVERRRDPSTDAQRDAHVGELLSAARGAVQQFARQFVEVAELRRRATKLLGKSTAKDNIKFDGLSRVSHVTDATDWRVEYPFVVLTPDTEAEMAQMVKSCVELGLTIIPRGGGTGYTGGAVPLVWNSAVINTEKLEALRGVEMLRLPGLDREVATIFSEAGVVTQRVADLAEQHGFVFAVDPTSAEASCVGGNVAMNAGGKKAVLWGTALDNLASWRMVTPEAKWLEVIRLNHNLGKIHDVEMASFELNYFDATGKKLERSERLDIPGRVFRKEGLGKDVTDKFLAGLPGIQKEGCDGLITSCRWIVHKMPAHVRTVCLEFFGNPRECVPSIVDIKDFMFEEAKRPGGAVLAGLEHLDDRYLKAVGYSTKSKRGGLPKMVLVGDIVGEDADAVARATSEVVRLANGRNGEGFVAVSADARKKFWLDRKRTAAISKHTNAFKVNEDVVIPLPRMGEYTLGIERINIELSLLNKLALVDALQALFEQTKLPLGKSDDAGDIPSAELLGDRVQQARSLLAQVGGQWKQWKDELDLARADEPSFFDQLQDHSLRASWKTQILKPLQAIFNGAAFEPILAECKRIHGEILRGRVWVALHMHAGDGNVHTNIPVNSDNYEMLQTAHGAVARIMKLARSLDGVISGEHGIGITKLEFLSDEELAPFAGYKAKVDPEGRFNKGKLLRLGGPESMTTFADLTNAYTPSFGLMGHESLIMQQSDIGAISDSIKDCLRCGKCKPVCATHVPRANLLYSPRNKILATSLLVEAFLYEEQTRRGISIKHWEEFEDVADHCTVCHKCANPCPVKIDFGDVTMNMRNLLRKMGQKSWRPGNAAAMFMLNASNPETIKVARAAMVGVGFKAQRLAHDVLKRFAKAQTAAPRASVGPAPIKEQVIHFINKKLPGGLPKKTARALLDIEDKDYVPVIRNPAATNAETEAVFYFPGCGSERLFSQVGLATQAMLWHAGVQTVLPPGYLCCGYPQRGSGQFDKAEKMITDNRVLFHRVANTLNYLDIKTVVVSCGTCYDQLQGYKFEDIFPGCRIIDIHEYLLEKGITLGSSKSYLYHDPCHTPMKLQEPMKTVKALVGDNVVESKRCCGESGTLGVTRPDISTQIRFRKEEELRATETQLRDSGKVAAADNLKILTSCPSCLQGLSRYGGDLQNGLLEADYIVVEMARQILGEDWMPEYVAKANNGGIERVLV; from the coding sequence ATGAATGCTCCGCATCCCCTGATGCCCGTAGTGACTCCTCCCGCCAACCCTGCTGACGTTGGCGTGGCCAATTCACATGAGTCACATGCTGCGCCCCGCCTGCGCGAGATTCCCTACAACTACACCTCCTTCTCCGACCGCGAAATCGTCATTCGCCTGCTCGGTAACCGCGCCTGGGAATTGCTCAATCAGCTGCGCCAGGAGCGCCGCACTGGCCGCAGCGCCCGCATGCTGTACGAGGTGCTGGGTGATATCTGGGTGGTGCAGCGCAACCCCTATTTGCAAGACGATTTGCTGGACAACCCGAAGCGCCGGGCTTTGCTGATCGAGGCCTTGGAGCACCGCCTGCACGAGGTGGAACGCCGCCGCGACCCCAGCACCGACGCACAACGCGACGCCCATGTGGGCGAGTTGTTGAGCGCCGCCCGTGGCGCGGTGCAGCAGTTTGCACGCCAGTTTGTGGAGGTGGCCGAGCTGCGCCGCCGCGCCACCAAGCTGCTGGGCAAATCGACCGCCAAAGACAATATCAAGTTCGACGGGCTCTCGCGCGTCAGCCATGTGACCGACGCCACCGACTGGCGCGTCGAGTACCCCTTTGTGGTGCTCACCCCCGACACCGAGGCCGAGATGGCGCAGATGGTCAAGAGCTGCGTCGAGCTCGGCCTGACCATCATCCCGCGCGGCGGCGGCACCGGCTACACCGGCGGCGCCGTGCCCCTGGTGTGGAATAGCGCCGTCATCAATACCGAGAAGCTCGAGGCCTTGCGCGGCGTCGAGATGCTGCGCCTGCCCGGGCTGGACCGCGAAGTGGCCACCATCTTCAGCGAAGCCGGCGTGGTGACCCAGCGCGTGGCCGATCTGGCCGAGCAGCATGGCTTTGTCTTTGCGGTGGACCCGACCTCGGCTGAGGCCTCCTGCGTGGGTGGCAATGTGGCCATGAATGCGGGCGGCAAAAAGGCGGTGCTGTGGGGCACGGCGCTGGACAACCTGGCCTCCTGGCGCATGGTGACACCCGAGGCCAAGTGGCTGGAGGTGATCCGCCTGAACCACAACCTGGGCAAGATCCACGATGTGGAGATGGCCAGCTTTGAGCTGAACTATTTCGACGCCACCGGCAAAAAGCTCGAGCGCAGCGAGCGCCTCGACATCCCCGGCCGCGTCTTCCGCAAGGAAGGCCTGGGCAAGGACGTTACCGACAAATTCCTGGCCGGCCTGCCCGGCATTCAGAAGGAAGGCTGCGATGGCCTGATCACCAGCTGCCGCTGGATCGTCCACAAGATGCCGGCCCATGTGCGCACCGTTTGCCTGGAGTTCTTCGGCAACCCGCGCGAATGCGTGCCCAGCATTGTCGACATCAAAGACTTCATGTTCGAGGAGGCCAAGCGCCCGGGCGGCGCGGTGTTGGCCGGTCTTGAGCATCTGGATGACCGCTACCTCAAGGCCGTTGGCTACTCCACCAAGAGCAAGCGCGGCGGCCTGCCCAAGATGGTCTTGGTGGGCGATATCGTCGGCGAAGACGCCGATGCCGTGGCGCGCGCCACCAGCGAAGTGGTGCGCCTGGCCAATGGCCGCAATGGCGAAGGCTTTGTGGCCGTGTCGGCCGACGCCCGCAAGAAGTTCTGGCTTGACCGTAAGCGCACGGCCGCCATCAGCAAGCACACCAACGCCTTCAAGGTGAACGAAGACGTGGTGATCCCCTTGCCCCGCATGGGCGAGTACACCCTGGGGATTGAGCGCATCAATATCGAGCTGAGCCTGCTCAACAAGCTGGCCTTGGTGGACGCCCTGCAAGCCCTGTTCGAGCAAACCAAGTTGCCGCTGGGCAAGAGCGACGACGCCGGCGACATCCCCAGCGCCGAGCTGCTGGGCGACCGGGTTCAGCAAGCCCGCAGCCTGCTGGCCCAGGTGGGCGGGCAGTGGAAGCAGTGGAAGGATGAGCTGGATCTGGCCCGCGCTGACGAGCCCAGCTTCTTCGACCAATTGCAAGACCATTCCCTGCGCGCCTCCTGGAAGACCCAGATCCTCAAGCCCCTGCAAGCCATCTTCAATGGCGCGGCGTTTGAGCCCATCTTGGCCGAGTGCAAACGCATCCACGGCGAGATCTTGCGCGGCCGCGTCTGGGTGGCCCTGCATATGCACGCCGGCGACGGCAATGTGCACACCAATATCCCCGTCAACTCCGATAACTACGAGATGCTGCAGACGGCGCATGGCGCCGTGGCCCGCATCATGAAGCTGGCGCGCAGCCTGGACGGCGTGATCTCCGGCGAGCACGGCATCGGCATCACCAAGCTGGAATTCTTGAGTGACGAAGAGCTGGCGCCTTTTGCCGGCTACAAGGCCAAGGTGGACCCGGAAGGCCGCTTCAACAAGGGCAAGCTCTTGCGCCTGGGCGGGCCGGAGTCCATGACCACCTTCGCCGATCTGACCAATGCCTACACGCCCAGCTTCGGGCTGATGGGGCATGAGTCGCTGATCATGCAGCAAAGCGATATCGGTGCTATCAGCGACTCGATCAAAGACTGCCTGCGCTGCGGCAAATGCAAGCCGGTCTGCGCCACCCATGTGCCGCGCGCCAATCTTCTTTACTCGCCGCGTAACAAGATCCTGGCGACCTCGCTGCTGGTCGAGGCCTTCCTGTACGAAGAACAAACCCGCCGCGGCATCTCGATCAAGCACTGGGAAGAGTTCGAAGATGTGGCTGACCACTGCACGGTCTGCCACAAATGCGCCAACCCCTGCCCGGTCAAGATCGACTTCGGCGATGTGACCATGAATATGCGCAATCTCTTGCGCAAGATGGGTCAGAAGAGCTGGCGCCCCGGCAATGCCGCCGCCATGTTCATGCTCAATGCCAGCAACCCCGAGACCATCAAGGTGGCACGCGCGGCCATGGTGGGCGTGGGCTTCAAGGCGCAGCGCCTGGCGCACGATGTGCTCAAGCGCTTCGCCAAGGCGCAGACGGCGGCGCCCCGCGCCAGCGTCGGCCCGGCGCCGATCAAGGAGCAGGTGATTCACTTCATCAACAAAAAGCTCCCCGGCGGCCTGCCCAAGAAGACCGCGCGCGCGCTGCTGGACATCGAGGACAAGGACTATGTGCCGGTGATCCGCAACCCGGCCGCTACCAATGCCGAAACCGAGGCGGTGTTCTACTTCCCCGGCTGCGGCTCCGAGCGTTTGTTCAGCCAGGTCGGCCTGGCGACGCAAGCCATGCTGTGGCACGCGGGGGTGCAGACCGTGCTTCCACCGGGTTATCTGTGCTGCGGCTATCCGCAGCGCGGCTCGGGTCAGTTCGACAAGGCCGAGAAGATGATCACCGACAACCGGGTCTTGTTCCACCGGGTCGCCAACACGCTCAACTACCTCGACATCAAAACGGTGGTGGTCAGCTGCGGCACCTGCTATGACCAGCTGCAGGGCTATAAGTTCGAGGACATCTTCCCCGGCTGCCGCATCATCGACATCCACGAGTACCTGCTGGAAAAAGGCATCACCCTGGGTTCAAGCAAGAGCTATCTCTACCACGACCCCTGCCACACGCCGATGAAGCTGCAAGAGCCGATGAAAACGGTCAAGGCGCTGGTGGGTGACAACGTGGTTGAAAGCAAGCGCTGCTGCGGCGAGAGCGGCACCCTGGGCGTGACCCGGCCCGATATCTCCACGCAGATCCGCTTCCGCAAGGAAGAAGAGTTGCGCGCCACCGAGACCCAGCTGCGCGACAGCGGCAAGGTCGCTGCGGCCGATAACCTCAAGATTCTGACCAGTTGCCCCAGCTGCCTGCAAGGCCTGAGCCGCTACGGTGGCGACTTGCAAAACGGCTTGCTGGAGGCCGACTACATCGTCGTTGAGATGGCGCGCCAAATCCTCGGTGAGGATTGGATGCCGGAGTATGTGGCCAAGGCCAATAACGGCGGCATTGAGCGAGTGCTGGTGTAA
- a CDS encoding Bug family tripartite tricarboxylate transporter substrate binding protein, whose product MTHTPAAQVTTKVHTRRQAILKLTASLGATLLAPGLASAAAETSGTWPNKPIKWIVAYPAGGGSDFLARQLAPALGKQLGQTLVIDNRPGAGGSIGTDAAAKSPGDGYTLLSGDNGAMIFNSAMYKKLPYAASDFTPVGMMARFPLILAVNPSSGFSSASQWLAEIKKNPGKYSYASPGIGSPHHLAMELIKQRSESFVVHVPYRGTAFAIQDVMSGIVPMAILDSAAGLSQIRAGKLRALAVLSKTRLQQLPDVPTFEELGLKGVDVSAWQGLFVPKGTPEPIVQRLTLEMNKAIALPEVKARLEEFGLQVIPGDGPSLARYLQQETQIWHTLIKERKLSAE is encoded by the coding sequence ATGACCCACACGCCAGCAGCCCAAGTCACGACCAAGGTCCACACACGCCGCCAGGCCATCCTCAAGCTAACGGCCAGTTTGGGCGCCACGCTGCTGGCCCCAGGCCTCGCCTCAGCGGCCGCCGAGACGAGCGGTACCTGGCCCAACAAACCGATCAAGTGGATCGTGGCCTACCCGGCAGGCGGCGGCTCTGACTTTTTGGCCCGCCAACTCGCGCCTGCCCTGGGCAAACAGCTGGGCCAGACCCTGGTGATCGACAACCGCCCCGGCGCCGGAGGCAGCATAGGCACCGACGCGGCCGCCAAGTCGCCTGGCGATGGCTACACCCTCCTCAGCGGGGACAACGGCGCGATGATTTTCAACAGCGCCATGTACAAAAAGCTGCCCTACGCAGCCAGTGACTTCACGCCGGTGGGCATGATGGCGCGCTTTCCGCTGATTTTGGCCGTTAACCCCAGCTCAGGCTTCAGCAGTGCCAGCCAGTGGCTGGCGGAAATCAAGAAGAACCCCGGCAAATACAGCTACGCCTCACCGGGCATCGGCAGCCCGCACCATCTGGCCATGGAGCTGATCAAGCAGCGCAGCGAGAGCTTTGTGGTGCATGTGCCCTACCGAGGCACGGCCTTCGCGATTCAGGATGTGATGTCGGGCATTGTGCCGATGGCGATTCTGGACAGCGCCGCCGGCCTGTCCCAGATCCGTGCCGGCAAGCTCAGGGCCTTGGCGGTGCTGAGCAAGACCCGCCTCCAGCAACTGCCCGATGTACCCACCTTCGAGGAATTGGGGCTCAAGGGCGTGGACGTATCGGCCTGGCAGGGCCTGTTCGTGCCCAAAGGCACGCCCGAGCCCATCGTGCAGCGCCTGACGCTGGAGATGAACAAGGCCATCGCCCTGCCCGAGGTGAAGGCCAGGCTGGAAGAGTTCGGCTTGCAAGTCATCCCTGGCGACGGCCCCAGCCTGGCGCGCTATCTGCAGCAGGAAACGCAGATCTGGCACACGCTGATCAAAGAGCGCAAGCTGTCGGCGGAGTAA
- a CDS encoding HIT family protein, with translation MNNIQPQCPLCQESGGLLVAQSAQWRVVRVLDDSNFPAFYRLIWASHVAEFSDLSPAERVDCMAAVAAVECALMEALAPTKINLASLGNMVPHLHWHLIARFDWDSHFPNPIWGQAKREVAGGAAARLALPLAELDQRVLAALAGLA, from the coding sequence ATGAACAATATTCAGCCCCAATGTCCTTTGTGCCAGGAGAGTGGTGGCTTGCTGGTGGCGCAAAGCGCGCAGTGGCGCGTGGTGCGCGTGCTGGACGACAGCAACTTCCCCGCCTTTTATCGCTTGATCTGGGCCAGCCATGTGGCTGAGTTCAGCGATCTTTCGCCCGCCGAGCGCGTGGACTGCATGGCCGCGGTGGCGGCGGTGGAGTGCGCCTTGATGGAGGCCCTGGCGCCCACCAAGATCAATCTTGCGAGCCTGGGCAATATGGTGCCGCATCTGCATTGGCACCTCATCGCCCGCTTCGATTGGGACAGCCATTTCCCCAACCCGATCTGGGGCCAGGCCAAGCGCGAGGTGGCGGGTGGCGCGGCGGCTCGGCTGGCGCTGCCTTTGGCCGAGCTGGATCAGCGCGTGCTGGCTGCGCTGGCTGGATTGGCCTGA
- a CDS encoding ornithine cyclodeaminase gives MTTLLNTQDIARMAQALGVPALLQRMCSYIEADYLRWQEFDKCARVASHSADGVIELMPIADAQLYTFKYVNGHPKNTQAGLPTVMALGVLADVATGRPELLSELTLTTALRTAATSAMAAKQLARRNAKTMALIGNGAQSEFQALAFHHLLGIEEIRLFDLDPAASAKLMRNLQGQAGLRLKLCKSIAEAVRGADIVTTVTADKTNATILTPEMIEPGMHINGVGGDCPGKTELHPAVLEMAKVFVEFEPQSRIEGDVQQMPADFPVTEFWRVLKGQAQGRDNDAQVTVFDSVGFALEDYSALRLLRDLARELGLGQDVSLVPSMADPKDLFGQLQQRPAPMLAVTLAAA, from the coding sequence ATGACCACCCTGCTCAACACCCAAGACATCGCCCGAATGGCCCAGGCCCTGGGCGTGCCCGCCCTGCTGCAGCGCATGTGCAGCTACATCGAGGCCGACTATCTGCGCTGGCAAGAGTTTGACAAATGCGCCCGCGTGGCCAGCCATTCCGCCGATGGCGTGATCGAGCTGATGCCGATTGCCGACGCCCAGCTCTACACCTTCAAATACGTCAACGGCCACCCCAAAAACACCCAGGCAGGCCTGCCCACCGTGATGGCTTTGGGCGTGCTGGCCGATGTGGCCACCGGCCGACCCGAATTGCTGAGCGAGCTGACCCTGACCACCGCCTTGCGCACCGCCGCCACCTCGGCCATGGCCGCCAAGCAATTGGCCCGTCGCAATGCCAAGACCATGGCCCTGATTGGCAACGGTGCGCAAAGCGAGTTCCAGGCCCTGGCCTTCCACCACCTGCTGGGCATCGAAGAGATCCGCCTCTTCGACCTCGACCCCGCTGCAAGTGCCAAGCTGATGCGCAATCTGCAAGGTCAGGCCGGCCTGCGCCTCAAGCTGTGCAAGAGCATTGCCGAGGCAGTGCGTGGTGCCGACATCGTCACCACCGTCACGGCGGACAAGACCAATGCCACCATCCTCACGCCCGAGATGATTGAGCCCGGCATGCACATCAACGGCGTCGGCGGCGACTGCCCCGGTAAGACCGAATTGCACCCCGCCGTGCTGGAGATGGCCAAGGTGTTTGTGGAGTTCGAGCCGCAATCGCGCATCGAGGGCGATGTGCAGCAGATGCCGGCGGACTTCCCGGTCACCGAATTCTGGCGCGTGCTCAAGGGCCAGGCCCAGGGCCGCGACAACGACGCGCAAGTGACCGTGTTTGATTCGGTGGGCTTTGCGCTAGAAGACTACTCCGCCCTGCGCCTGCTGCGCGATCTGGCGCGGGAACTGGGCCTGGGCCAGGACGTCAGTCTGGTGCCCAGCATGGCCGACCCGAAGGATCTGTTTGGCCAGCTGCAGCAGCGCCCGGCGCCCATGTTGGCAGTCACCTTGGCCGCTGCCTGA
- a CDS encoding Lrp/AsnC family transcriptional regulator, with the protein MDTLDQQLLALLRADARSSVATLAHKLKVSRGTVTNRIAKLEDAGVIVGYTVRLRPDETPNEITAWMSIAVEGNKTREVISILLGEPGVAGLFDTNGRWDLLAELRAATLGELAEVLERVRLIKGIGATETSIHLQSYMAS; encoded by the coding sequence ATGGACACCTTGGACCAACAACTGCTGGCCCTGCTGCGGGCGGACGCGCGCAGCTCGGTCGCGACCCTGGCGCACAAGCTCAAGGTCTCGCGCGGCACCGTCACCAATCGCATCGCCAAGCTTGAAGATGCCGGCGTGATCGTGGGCTACACCGTGCGTTTACGGCCGGATGAAACGCCCAACGAGATCACCGCCTGGATGAGCATTGCGGTGGAAGGCAATAAGACCCGCGAGGTGATCAGCATCTTGCTGGGTGAGCCCGGCGTGGCGGGCCTGTTCGACACCAATGGCCGCTGGGACCTGCTGGCCGAATTGCGTGCCGCCACGCTGGGTGAGCTGGCCGAGGTGCTGGAGCGGGTGCGCTTGATCAAGGGCATTGGCGCTACCGAGACCAGCATTCACTTGCAGAGCTATATGGCCTCGTAA
- a CDS encoding PqiC family protein: MKPSPHHFTASAAALVGALLLSACASDVPPPRSVALQSLQAMPPATQVANSSASKASVVVDRVILPDLIRRNHLLERIAAGEVHYRDVARWAEPLSEAVPRVLADDLSALLGRSVTLSKLRPQPSTSDPAWLLWLDVRSLEADGQGRVTLEAHWSWLREGKPEVRWQQGRFEASASSRDPERIAYAHSQVLQQLAQAMAAELARQP, translated from the coding sequence GTGAAGCCAAGCCCGCACCATTTCACCGCCAGCGCGGCTGCCCTTGTTGGCGCGCTGCTGCTGAGCGCCTGCGCCAGCGATGTTCCGCCGCCGCGCAGCGTTGCTTTGCAGTCCTTGCAAGCCATGCCCCCAGCCACGCAAGTTGCCAACAGCAGCGCCAGCAAGGCCAGTGTGGTGGTGGACCGGGTGATCCTGCCCGACCTGATCCGGCGTAACCATCTGCTGGAGCGGATTGCCGCCGGCGAGGTGCACTACCGCGACGTAGCGCGCTGGGCCGAGCCCCTGAGTGAAGCCGTGCCGCGCGTGCTGGCGGACGATTTATCGGCCCTGCTCGGCCGCAGCGTGACGCTGAGCAAGCTGCGCCCGCAACCCAGCACCAGCGACCCGGCTTGGCTGCTGTGGCTGGATGTGCGCAGCCTGGAGGCCGACGGCCAGGGCCGTGTCACGCTGGAAGCGCACTGGAGTTGGTTGCGCGAAGGCAAGCCGGAAGTGCGCTGGCAGCAAGGCCGCTTCGAAGCCAGCGCCAGCAGCCGCGACCCCGAGCGCATTGCCTATGCCCACAGCCAGGTGCTGCAGCAGCTGGCCCAAGCCATGGCCGCGGAGCTGGCACGGCAACCCTAG